The window GGCGCGGTGGCGGATATAAAAAAAATCCCGCGAAAAGCGGGAAATTTAAAGGTTTTACATGATGTTCACAAGGAACAATAGAGCGGAGCCGCTAAAGGCAACCACAAAATTTACGACGAATTCCTCAAAAGCAGTCCGCTTCGGGTCTTCATCAGTGTATTGATTTTCTTCCCAGTATCCCATTCTCATCTCGTAAACCGTAGGATTCTCCTACGAAGCTTAATTTAACTTTTTTTTTCAAAAATCAAAAGACTTTTTTAAAAAATTATTTACGATATTTCAGAAAATTTGAGCAAAGTCACCTAATAAATCCGTACAAAATTTACATATTTCGTACGAACTCATTACTTACGTTCTTCAATCTTCTTGATGGGTTCGTCCATCATGCGTTCTGCAATGACTTCCGGAGTTTCTTCAGCCACGGCAGCGTTCGATTCTTCCGGCATCCACGGCTTGTCGAGGCTCTTTTCCCAAGACACGGTCGGAGCCTTCTGTTCTTCCTGGGAGGCATCCACAATCGGGAGGCCAAGAAGTTCGCGGGCGCGGTTGAGGGCCGCATCAATGTTACCGAGAGCGTTTTCTTCGCCAAGCTGGGCAAGCACACCGGCACGGGTCAAAGCCACCACCGGCTGGGCATGCACGCCACTCAAGAGGAGCTGCGTACCTTCGCTCTTGCAACGCTTAAGCAAGTCTTCAATCATGTTGATACCGGCAGCGTCAATGCTAGAGACGCTACGCATGCGCAAAATCAAGATCTTCGGCTTTTCGGAAATGCGGTTCATCGTTTCCTTGAACTTGTCCACCGCACCAAAGAAGAGCGAACCGGCAAGTTCGTACACAAGCACACCCTTCGGCACCTGGCGGCCGAGAGTATTGCGGGCGGCTTCGTCATCGTCATCCTTCAAGGCAGAAGAAACCGCTTCAACTTCGGCCACATCGCTCATGCGCTTGATGAAGAGCACGGCAGCAAGGAGCACGCCCACTTCGATAGCGACCGTAAGGTCGATAATCACCGTGAGGAAGAAGGCAACAAGCATCACCGTCACGTCGCTCTTCGGGGCCTTGAACATCTTGATCACGCTGCGGTAACCGCACATATTGAAAGCGACCTGGAAAAGCACGGCAGCAAGGGCGGCCATCGGGATCATTTCGGCATACTTGCCAAGCACGAGCATGATAAGCAATAGAACGACAGCGTGAACAAGGCCAGAAATCGGGCTCACGGCACCGTTACGGATGTTCGTTGCGGTACGGGCAATAGCACCCGTTGCCGGGATACCGCCAAAAATCGGGCTCAAGATGTTAGCCACACCCTGGCCGAAAAGTTCCGTATTAGAGCGGTGCTTTGTACTCGTCATACCGTCAGCCACCACTGCAGAAAGGAGCGATTCGATAGCGCCAAGCATGGCAATCGTAAGTGCCGGCTGGAACACCTTTTGCATCATTTCGAGGCTGATATTCGGGAGGTGCGGCACCGGGAATCCGCTCGGGATGTGGTTTTTCATGCCAATCGTCACCACGCCGTGACCGTTCACCGGATCATCCCAGCCGAGGACCTTTACCATCACCGTCGCCACAATAATCGCAATGAGGGAACCCGGAACCTTCGTGGTAATCTTCGGCCACAAGATGCAGACCGCGAGAGCGACAACGCCCACAATCACGGAATAGACATTCATGGAACCGAAAGAAGAAACGTAAAGCTTGATTTTGCCCACAGCATCAGCCGGGTCAGCGCCTGCAAACGTAAGGCCGAAGAAGTTCGGCACCTGTCCAAGCGCAATAATAATAGCGATACCCGCCGTAAATCCGACCGTCACCGGATACGGGATGAACTTGATAATCGCACCAAACTTAGCAAGACCGAAAATGACGAGGAAGATACCGGCCAAGAGCGTTGCCGAAGCAAGGCCATCATAACCGTACTGGCTTACAATGCCGTAGACAATCACGATGAATGCGCCCGTCGGGCCGCCAATCTGGAAGCGGGAACCGCCCAACAGCGAGATGATGAAGCCAGCGATAATGGCCGTGTAAAGGCCCTGTTCCGGACCCACGCCAGAAGCGATAGCAAATGCAATCGCCAAGGGGAGAGCCAAAATGCCGACAATCAAGCCCGACATCAAGTCGCTAGTGAAATCCTTGCGAGTGTAGCCGCGCTTAATGCTACGAACGATTTCCGGGGTGATTGTCGAAACGACGCCTGTCAAATACTGCTTGACGGATTCCTTGGCGTGAATATCAGACATTGAAGGTCTCCATATTAAATTCGAGACCCAAATTTAGGAATTTACCCCAATTTCGTTAAGGGGGGTAAGATTTTTTTATAAAATATATTTTACAGCAGTCCTCGATTTTTTCCGTTTTCCCTCTTTTTCGATAAAAAACATCCGAGGTCTTTGATTGACCTCGGATTATTTTTACTGTCATTGGCTTTTTTAATGCCTAGAGCATTAATTACTTTTGATCGATTTCCGCTTTAATCGCTAAGACATCAGCTTCAGAAAGCTTTGAAACGCGTACGACCTTTTCTACAGAATCACCTTCAATAAGCAAATCTTTTGCCACTTCGCGAGCCTTTTGATTACGGCCTCGATCAAGGGCGGCCTTGTTGATTGCATATTCATCCCATTTGGCTTTCTGCGCTTCATCAATCATTTTCTGTTCCTCTTTCGATAATTTAGCCAAATACGCACTCGAAAACAAGAGTTCAAATGCCGTATTGGCATACTGCTTGGGCATCTGCGTCATGTTTTTCATGTTCTTGAGCGCGTAAAGCCCCCTGTCTAGCGTTGTTTCAAGCTGGTCCAGAGGTTTGTTGAACTTCGGGAGTTCCTCAAAAGCGAAAGAAAGGACTTCGCTAACGCTAGCCCCATTGATTTCACGGAGCTTGGCACGGCGGATATAGCGGTCATCGACAAATACATTGAATTCCATAAAAACTACTGTAACAACAGGTTTCAGCTCATAATTGTACTTTTGTCCACGTTCGCCCTGCGCAATGACAGTCTGCGATGCGTAATAAATTGCACGGTTGACAATGTTTTCTTGCATAAGGAGCTGCACTTCGATAATAAAGCGTCGCTGTGCCGAATCGATGCAGTACAAGTCAAAGACTGTTGTCCGGTTTTCGTTCGACCCGTCATTGAATTCCTTGTCACGGGACTGCACGTCCACAATCGGCGATGATATTTCTCCTTCAAGCACAGCATTCAAGAGCGCAATCAGACAAACCTTGTTCTTAGTGTCGGGATTGAAGGCTTTCTTGAAAGTCCTGTCCGTAAGAAGGTCAGCAAAAACTCCTGCGCCTTTGTATTCCTCATAAGTTCTAGCCTCGCTAATAGTTTTACCCCAATGTGCTTCTACAATGTTATTATTGTTTTCCATATTTTTCCGTTGTTAAATTCCCGATAATGTCGGCTCATAGACGGAAAACAGCTCCCCGTCCTTTATATTAACACGCTTTTCGCGCCCGTTTGGCCCACATTTTTTGTGTAAAATTTTTGCGATTTATTATAATTTACCCAAAACACAAATTGAACATCTTGAACTTTATCTCAAGTAAAAATACATTATATGTATGAAAAAAATTTCCTTTATACTCATTCTTATTGCTTTGGGCGAAGCTATGGCTCAGTCCTGCAAAATCAGCAGCACTCCCAAAGGAATGCAGATTCAGAATGAATTGCCTACCGAAAACACAGACATGTCCTCATTCCCTAATTTGGGCAACACCGTAGATATTTCAGGCATTGTCGCTGAAGCGAATATTGACCTCAGTACGGATCCAATTTGCATGAAAGCAATTCCCGGTTGCAACGTTACCGTAAAATACACTCAAAGTGAATCCGCAAAAACAAGTCGCGGAGCTCGAGCAGTACTACACAATTTTAAAATTCATTCCGAAAAAGAAACCCTTATGTCAAAGGTCGCAGACTCAACATGGATTCTCTACCCAAGCGATCTTGAGTTAAATATCGGTGATACGCTTTACGTCAAAAACTACTCTGCATTATATTACAACGTATGGGACGAAAATACACATTGCGATTACGTTCCCAAGCTTTCTGCAGTAGGCGAATACACCGTTATTCAGGGGATTCAGACGCAAACAATTCATCGATTGCGCACCGCAAAAGATTCAAAGTCAAAGACGTTCAATCGAGACGCAAGCGGACGATTTTCGACAAACAACAATTGTCATATAATCAAATATTAATGGATACGCCCGCCTTCGCGGACATATCCATTTAAAGTTCAAAGCTCTAATTTCAGCTTGTTTTTACTACAGCAAGCCCTTCTTTGCGGAGCGCATAAGGTTCTTGACCTGCTTTTTGTCCATCGCAGGCACGTTTGCATCTTCGAAGCGCTTGGAACGCGGAGCACAATCTTCGCAGAGGTGCTTGACCACCGTCCCAAAACTTGCGGCTCCGTCGGACATGGACATTTCACGGGTGCGGTAAGAGCGCAGCAAGGCTTCCTTGTGGCACTTGTCGCAGATGCCCATCTTGGGGGCGGCAGGCTCGCGGGCGGTATTGCGTTTCTGCTTGTCCTTTTCGGAATCAATGGAGAACGCACGGCTCATGGCCGCATTTTTACTAGCAAAACGATTGTCAAAAAGACCCATAATTACATCTCCTTTAAATCTTCTACAAGTTTATCCTGCAAATATAGCGCTAAAAGCATGCAGCAAAGCGACGTGGCAGAGCCATCTTCCATAAAGAGGGAGCGCCCGAACTTGCCGCGTTCCATCTGCTTTTCCTTGAACGTCTCGGCAAATTCCGCAAAATCGAGAAGCTTTGTGCGGGGGGCATTCGCAGCGCAAAACTCACGAATCATAGTATTTAAATATTCCACCTCGCTTAATGCAATCGGGAACATTTCCGGGGGAATCGTGAGCAAAAAGAGTCGCGACTGCGTCTTGTTCACGAGTTCGTTCACGAGCGTTTCGTAAAGCGAGGCGATCGAGGCGCCATCGGTACCGCCGTGGTTCAGTTCACGCAGCCCAAGCCCCATGATAATGCGGCCGGCATTTTTACCAATGACATCGGAAGAAAGACGCGCTTTGATTTGCGATAACGAGACCGCAACAGGCACATTTACGGAAAACTGTATAGGTCGGCTAGGTTCCCGGCACAGCACGGCTTCCACAAAACGGTTCGCCGCTTCGCCCTTTGGCCCAAATAATTCATCGCCTATAACTAATACTCTGTTTTCCACATAAACAATCTATACTTTAGATTGCGTTTTGACCACAGAGATTTCCCAATAATTGCCTTTTTTTTCGCGAGAAAGCACTTTATGGCCATCGGCAATGAGCGATCCGGGCACATTTTCTATCGGGGAACCCTCATCGAGCCAGATTTTGAGCGTTCGGCCTGCCGGATAACCGGACATGACGATTCGCGAACGGACGGAATTGAGGGGGCATTTTACACCACGGAGATCCAAAAGGGAGGGAATTTCGCCCTGGAGGGTGGCAGGTAACGGCAAAATTTTCGCTTTTTCGCAGAAATCGGCGATTTCATCGGTGTAATTTTCGGGATTTTCTGCCCATTCCCCCACCGGGAACTCCGAAAGACCACAACATACTATTTTAGATAGAGCCTCTTCGGGGGTAAGGAGTGCCGATGTACCGCGACGGATCCATTCCACGCACGCATACATTAATAATTTACGTAAAGATTCTGTAAAACCTGCGGTTTCGCGGTTCGCATCTATCCAGCGAGCGATTGGAGATGTTAAATTTTTCTTGCGTTCATCTGCCATTTTTTGCATATTTCGCCATTGTAAAAAAGTCTAACCAAACCTATGTAAAAATACACTTTCCAAAGCAAAAAATGGGCCAAAATTCCTGAAAAATGTAGCAAAGGTCACATAGCGTTTCTATATTTGGCCCCAAGCATTCAATAAATGCAAAGGTTACAGTAGAATGAGTACTATACTACTATACGCAATGTTCGTCGTCTACGTTATCGCAGGCGTGGGATTGGTGATTTACGGGTTCAGTTGCTACTACAGCATCTACCTATTCCTCAAGAACAGCCGCAAGACGCGACTTTCAGACCGCAAAGCGATCTTGAAGTATTACCGCGAACATTCCATGGCAGACCTCCCGCAGGTCACGACCCAGCTCCCGGTTTTTAACGAAGCCAACT of the Fibrobacter sp. UWB2 genome contains:
- a CDS encoding SulP family inorganic anion transporter, translated to MSDIHAKESVKQYLTGVVSTITPEIVRSIKRGYTRKDFTSDLMSGLIVGILALPLAIAFAIASGVGPEQGLYTAIIAGFIISLLGGSRFQIGGPTGAFIVIVYGIVSQYGYDGLASATLLAGIFLVIFGLAKFGAIIKFIPYPVTVGFTAGIAIIIALGQVPNFFGLTFAGADPADAVGKIKLYVSSFGSMNVYSVIVGVVALAVCILWPKITTKVPGSLIAIIVATVMVKVLGWDDPVNGHGVVTIGMKNHIPSGFPVPHLPNISLEMMQKVFQPALTIAMLGAIESLLSAVVADGMTSTKHRSNTELFGQGVANILSPIFGGIPATGAIARTATNIRNGAVSPISGLVHAVVLLLIMLVLGKYAEMIPMAALAAVLFQVAFNMCGYRSVIKMFKAPKSDVTVMLVAFFLTVIIDLTVAIEVGVLLAAVLFIKRMSDVAEVEAVSSALKDDDDEAARNTLGRQVPKGVLVYELAGSLFFGAVDKFKETMNRISEKPKILILRMRSVSSIDAAGINMIEDLLKRCKSEGTQLLLSGVHAQPVVALTRAGVLAQLGEENALGNIDAALNRARELLGLPIVDASQEEQKAPTVSWEKSLDKPWMPEESNAAVAEETPEVIAERMMDEPIKKIEERK
- a CDS encoding Rpn family recombination-promoting nuclease/putative transposase, translating into MENNNNIVEAHWGKTISEARTYEEYKGAGVFADLLTDRTFKKAFNPDTKNKVCLIALLNAVLEGEISSPIVDVQSRDKEFNDGSNENRTTVFDLYCIDSAQRRFIIEVQLLMQENIVNRAIYYASQTVIAQGERGQKYNYELKPVVTVVFMEFNVFVDDRYIRRAKLREINGASVSEVLSFAFEELPKFNKPLDQLETTLDRGLYALKNMKNMTQMPKQYANTAFELLFSSAYLAKLSKEEQKMIDEAQKAKWDEYAINKAALDRGRNQKAREVAKDLLIEGDSVEKVVRVSKLSEADVLAIKAEIDQK
- a CDS encoding sulfurtransferase TusA family protein; amino-acid sequence: MQKMADERKKNLTSPIARWIDANRETAGFTESLRKLLMYACVEWIRRGTSALLTPEEALSKIVCCGLSEFPVGEWAENPENYTDEIADFCEKAKILPLPATLQGEIPSLLDLRGVKCPLNSVRSRIVMSGYPAGRTLKIWLDEGSPIENVPGSLIADGHKVLSREKKGNYWEISVVKTQSKV